The nucleotide window TTTATCCATAATGAGCGCGACGGCAGCGGCAAAATCCGTTACGTATATCCACTCCCTGGTCTGCAAGCCGTGGCCGTAGAGGGGCACGGGTCTGCCAGAGATGGCATTAGTTATGACCTTGGGGATGAACTTCTCCGGGTACTGAGAAGGCCCGTAGTTGTTACATCCTCGAACCGTAACCACGGGTACGCCGTGCGTTACAAGATAGGAATATGCCAGGTGTTCCTGGGCGGCCTTTGAGGCTGAATACGGGTTTCTGGGCCTGAGCGGGTCCGTCTCCTTCTTTGATCCTTCCAGACATTCACCGTAGACCTCATCGGTTGAGACGAGCACAAACCGCCTTACACCATGCCTCCTCGCGGCTTCGAGGACAGAGTGAGTACCCATGACGTTTGTCTCGAGAAATCTACCGGCCTCCATGATGCTCCTGTCTACGTGGGTCTCGGCGGCAAGGTGAACGATGTTTTCCGGGCGGGACTCATCCATTACGTGCTCCACCAGTCCCCGGTTGCAAACGTCGCCCCTGTAGAACCTGAAACCCGGCCGGGCCATACACCCTTTCAAGTTCTCAAGACTCCCCGCGTAAGTGAGCTTATCGAGGACCGAGACCTGCGTACCCATCTCGAGAAAGAGCCTTGTAAGGTGACTCCCGATAAAACCCGCTCCACCTGTTATCAACGTGGACATGATGCTTACCCGATAGTGTTTAAAAAAGAACTCTCCAAAAAGTATTTCAGGGGGCCACAGGGCCCGGAATCGCCTGTTGCGAGTTCCACCAGAGACCGGTTTGTCACGCCAAAGGTGAAAGGCCGCCAGCTTGTGTGGAAGGCGGCTCTGCCTTTGGCACGACCTCTGTCATGACCCTGCGGCGCCCATAGAACACAGAACCGGAAAAGAACAAGGCACTGAAACAAAAAAAGGCCCGAGGGATATCGTTCCTAGAGAAAAATTCCCTCGGACCTCTTGACATCCCCCGGTCTGAGGCCGGGAGATTCTTCGGTTACCGACTTACTGGACTGTATTAATGGTCCGGCGGCTTAACTCATGCTAAACATGCCTCCTGCACCTGTTCGCTCTCACCTGTGCTGGTGGGGTCGCAGCAAACACCTTCCCCGGCCGCCACCAATCTTGTAGCCATGGCCAGATTCAGCGGAGAACTTCCCGCGTCTATCCACCAGCCGTCCAGAATGCTGTACTCAAGTTCACCCGCCCTCAGGTATGCGTTGTTCACGTCGGTTATCTCAAGTTCGCCGCGTTCTGAGGGTTTCAGACCCCTGATGACGTCGAAGACGTCGCTGTCGTACATATAAAACCCGGTGACGGCAAACTCGGAAGGCGGGGTCCGGGGCTTTTCGATTATCTCGACCAGCCTACCCATCGGTCCATGAGCTGCGATCATGCCTGGCGTATGCGGGCCGAATCTCGCCACCCCGAAATTTTGCGGACTTTTAACCTGCGCAAGGAGAAGACGCGCGCTGTGCTCCTGTTCGAGGAACGCCGTGACGTGGCAACTCAGGTCCTTCTGGAATATATTGTCCCCAAGTATGACCGCTATAGACCCGCCGTCTGCGAAGTCTTCTGCCAGCGCCAGCGCTTCGGCAATTCCACCCTCGCCTTCCTGATAGGTGTAGTGAAGCCTCTTGAGGCCAAAGTCCCTGCCATTCCTAAGCAGTCCGAGGAAATCACCCGCCCTGCAACCGCCCGTTACCACCATAATGTCCCGTATCCCTGCGTCTATCAGGGTCTTCAGGGGGTAATGTATCATGGGCCTGTCGTAGACCGGCAGCAGGTGCTTATTCGTTACCTTTGTCAGCGGACCCAGCCGTGTCCCAAGCCCGCCCGCCAACACTACGCCTTTCATGTCTTTTGTCGTCTCCATATCAGCCCTGCTTTTCATTGGATGCGCGTGATCCCTGTCCGTTCCTGCTGTTGAAGTAGTATCCGAAGGCTACGCCGCCCAGTGCCTCAATCACGCCGAGGGAGGCATGAAACCTGTCCTTGTCGATGTCGTATACGATATTGGCTATGAGCAGGACGCACAGCGTGCCTATCAGCGTGAGCGTTATCAGCGCCCTTATCGACCCCTCCGGCAGCCAGAGGGGTTTGTCGTGTTGGAACCAGCCGTTAGTCATTTTAGATACCCTCGCCCTAATCCATACCGTCTTTTATTTGTTGCCGAAGCACGGCAATATCTATTGAGAATCTGTCCGCCAGCACTTTTAAAAGCGCCTTTATGACAGGGGCCTTAAGCTGGCTTTCTTTTTTCTCTTCTCTCTTTGCGGCACTCTTACTGAGGCTGATAGTAATGGGATTGCCTTTTGTACCTTCCCAAGCCCCTCTGTAGTCTCTTGAAGGTAACTGAGAAGAATCTATATCGTCATAAGGTCTACCCTCTACCCTTGCTGTTTTAGCGGCTTTGGCACATACCCGGTCCATAAACGCCTGCTCATTCTCGCCTTCTTTCCGAGCGTTTGGCGCGGGGTAAACCACAATAACGGATTTATCTGCCTTGTAATAAACCCTGACCTTACCCGCCTCGGCAGAATCAACAAGCAACATAAAACAGAGAAAGAAGACACCTATGTATCTCATTATTATTGGTCTCCTATTGCAATGACCCCTACTACGTCCATGTCTGTAGCCGTACCGGCATCGTTGAAAGTCCTAATCTGTACTGAACCAACGGCCCAATCACTCAATGTGGCTGAAGCAATCGCGGCAGACGCTCCCGAAAGACCTGCGATCGCCGCAACGCCGTAGTGTGCATTTGCGAAATTAGTGTCCCAGTTAACGGTGACAATACCCGTTCCGTTGTCAGTAACAGAACTCACATTATATGAGTCAAGGATGGCGGCCGTGCCCGTATCGTCGAATTTAACCCATCCCTTTATCACCGCATCGGCGGCTGGGAGTCTTGAGTCGTTCCCTTCACAGGCAGTATTCGCCGAAGTTCCATAGGGAAGTTGAGAGCCTGTTAGCTTGGAAGAACCGTCAAGCCCCGCGTAGCCGCTGGCGGCATCCTTGTTGGCCGTAGCCTCGACCGTAGAGTCGTGGGCTCCGGACCCGTGCGTCGTGGGCGTCCGGGAGTCGGTCATTCGTGAGTCGGAATCCGTTACGTATTTATTCGTGCCTGACGGCGTACCGGACGTGCCGGCCAGGGCCGCCTTCTCGTCGGAGGCGGGGTCGTTGGCGTTTGAATGGGTGGCGTAGTTGAGATTGAGCTTGCTCTCTACAATGGCGGCGGTACCGGAGACCTCGGTGTCTGTTACTGTACCGTCCGTTATTTCTGAGGAGTCTATCCCCATGCCGAACGGATTATATTTGTTTGTCGTGCCCTCGCTTAAATCATCAGTGGTCTTCGTCCCAAACCGGGTATCAAATCGCGTGTCCGTGTGGTAGAGATTAGTTGAACCCTCTGAGAGGTCGTCGGTGGTCTTACCGCTGAATTTAACCGTGTCTTCGAGGGATACATTTGCCTCATTGGTGGGTGACTCGGTAACTATAAAATCGGAGGCGTCAAAATCGAGTGTTGCGGTGTTCGCGACCTTCTGTGTGTCACCCTCTTCCGTAACAGGGTTGCCGCCTAAATCCTGGTACGAAGTGCCGTCGTGTGAGACCTGGACCTTGCCGCCCTGAGCGTTCCACCTGAGACCCGGCAGGTTTGACCCGCCTTTGTCAAACTTGTAGTATTTATCGGTGTCGTTGGCGTCACCGATGGTGAAGGTGTTGTCAAGACTGCCGGAGCTTGCGAGATATTCAGAGCCTTGCATGCCGTCGAGCAGGTCGGCGTCAAGGCCGGAGCCCGTGCCCTGATTTGCCTTTGTGACTGCGGTGAAGTCTATTACGTCCCCTGTGTCCAGCCTGTATTTCACGGGGGCCCACACATAATCAAACGTACACAGGACTAAAGCCATTGCAAGGGTCAGACAACAGGCAATGGGCCATATCTTACCAGCGCCTCTCATGTTACCTCCCGCCGATTATTCAAATGTGGAATTGTGATCACGTCAAAAGTGCAAACAAAAAAAGCCCGAGGGCCTTCATTTCTGAAATCCCTTCGGGCCTAAGGATATCCCCCGGTCTATTGCCGGGGAATTCTTCAGTTACCGTTTATTTTATGACTACCTTTTATTTAATCGTTGACGCCTCGGTCAGGAAATGTTCCGGCATCATACCCTGTCGCTTTACAGTGAGCCTGTACACCTTTCCGGACGGCACCTCTATCGACGCCACGGTGACACCCTCCCTCGTGACGTCCAGTTTACAAGGGCCGCTCAGGTTGACTACCGTCTCATCCCATCCAGGGTCCAGATTAATCTCCATCCTGCTCAGGCCTCCTTTCCTGGTCACTGCAGAAGCGGTGCCTGTGGTTAAACACAGCGCTTTCTTCTAATCTTAAGGATAGCACTCTACCCCTTTTTTCTCAACCATCTTCCTCTCCGTATCAATGTTTCTCACCGTGTCCTGATATTTCTCAACACCGTCGAAGTGTACGCTCATGCCGGTGATCTTCCTCCCAACTGCCAGATATTCCGGCACATGCGCAACCTTCTTGTCGGCGGCAAGGACCCGTTTCAAGAAACCCCAGTCTCCGCACTTCATGTAACGCGTGTCGTCATCCCACTTTATGTTGTCTCTGAACATGTTACGGTGCATCATCGCAGAATGGTCTATGTAGTTCCGGATGTTCTCGACCCAGTATCTCAGCCCCGGTGTCCACTCGTGCGACAGGTCCCAAATCGCCTCCAGGTAATCTTTATCTCTGGAAACCCTGAAGACCTTCATATAGTGATAGGCCAGGAATACGTCAGGACGGCTCTCAAGGAATTCCGCCAGAGTCCGGTTTCGCTGCGGATGATAAAGGTCGTCGTCGGTTGCGTAAGTAATGTACTTCCCTTTACAGAGCGGAAGGGCCTTATTTATCAGCTTTACATAGCGCACCTCGCTAAGCCTCTGTCCGTCTGTGGGATTCTCCCGGATTATCTGGAAATCGTCGAAATCCTGCCTGAATTGCCCGGCCACCTCAAGGGTCCCGTCTGTGGAGCCGTCATCGCATAGGACGAGCTGAGTGGTGCCGGGGTAATCCTGCTCGGCCAGCGTCTGAAGCGAATCCCTCAGGAACTCACAGCGGTTGTACGTGGTTAATATTATGCTTATCATGTTGAATGTATGGCGTTTTCCTACGTCGTTCCTCTTAAATAGTGCACCAGCATGGTAACAAAGGCGGAGCCGAAGAAGGCCGACAGGCCGGCCAGGAGCTTCCACTGCGACTTCAGTCTGACAAGGTCGTTGTGGTCCCTCAGAAAGATGGTAAACTTGTCCTCAAAGCCGCCGACACGCTCATCCAGTCGCGCCACTTCTTCCGACAATCTAACCGTCTGCTCGGCCATGCGCCGCATCTCCTCCAACATCCGTGCGTCACACACCTTCATCGTGCCAGTACCTCCCCGTAAGCGGTTGACCAGCGGTCAACACCCTTCTCTATGTCATAGTTTTCCCTGACATAACCATACGCGGCCTCTCCCAGTTGAGTCCTCTCTTCCGGGCACTCTATCAGACGGCTAATCGTCTCGACCCACTGGTCGTCTTCTGCGGTTATGCCGGCCAGTCCATTGCATAATGCCTTGCCGTACTCGCCGTAGTTGC belongs to Candidatus Bathyanammoxibius amoris and includes:
- a CDS encoding sugar phosphate nucleotidyltransferase → METTKDMKGVVLAGGLGTRLGPLTKVTNKHLLPVYDRPMIHYPLKTLIDAGIRDIMVVTGGCRAGDFLGLLRNGRDFGLKRLHYTYQEGEGGIAEALALAEDFADGGSIAVILGDNIFQKDLSCHVTAFLEQEHSARLLLAQVKSPQNFGVARFGPHTPGMIAAHGPMGRLVEIIEKPRTPPSEFAVTGFYMYDSDVFDVIRGLKPSERGELEITDVNNAYLRAGELEYSILDGWWIDAGSSPLNLAMATRLVAAGEGVCCDPTSTGESEQVQEACLA
- a CDS encoding glycosyltransferase, coding for MISIILTTYNRCEFLRDSLQTLAEQDYPGTTQLVLCDDGSTDGTLEVAGQFRQDFDDFQIIRENPTDGQRLSEVRYVKLINKALPLCKGKYITYATDDDLYHPQRNRTLAEFLESRPDVFLAYHYMKVFRVSRDKDYLEAIWDLSHEWTPGLRYWVENIRNYIDHSAMMHRNMFRDNIKWDDDTRYMKCGDWGFLKRVLAADKKVAHVPEYLAVGRKITGMSVHFDGVEKYQDTVRNIDTERKMVEKKGVECYP
- the rfbB gene encoding dTDP-glucose 4,6-dehydratase, with product MSTLITGGAGFIGSHLTRLFLEMGTQVSVLDKLTYAGSLENLKGCMARPGFRFYRGDVCNRGLVEHVMDESRPENIVHLAAETHVDRSIMEAGRFLETNVMGTHSVLEAARRHGVRRFVLVSTDEVYGECLEGSKKETDPLRPRNPYSASKAAQEHLAYSYLVTHGVPVVTVRGCNNYGPSQYPEKFIPKVITNAISGRPVPLYGHGLQTREWIYVTDFAAAVALIMDKGSCGEVYNVGSGAERKNLAVAEKLLDELGASRGLITHVQDRLGHDRRYAIDSTRVRGLGWRPETTFDEGIKQTVGWFRRNDCIAV